From a region of the Nitrospiraceae bacterium genome:
- a CDS encoding PQQ-binding-like beta-propeller repeat protein — protein MWVLWVAVWLCPADSDASPFRFTDWTTASLDQDVPIAQSRAEHSDVLAAGFGFQAADSSMITVRTYHAQTGAVLSEDSFELNVKEEGVSEHDNNKGRIFAGGIGVDGAGAPKFILRVYDAETGRFLWEGQLNLLKEGQGGMTKTTATLIPRQPSAVRIGGQKEKPLQTLYSVRAVNPSTGGVVWQDQFVPGNKKKVKAAAVVDESRVAPRAGEPIGHVFDLVVKTYERASGKLLWQDSFEELDHIDEPTVEPDSEPHPQTLPLWNSTSPRGVESHQTSLR, from the coding sequence GTGTGGGTACTCTGGGTGGCGGTCTGGCTCTGTCCCGCCGACTCGGACGCCTCTCCATTTCGGTTTACTGATTGGACCACGGCATCGCTCGATCAGGACGTCCCAATCGCACAGTCACGGGCTGAGCATTCAGATGTGCTTGCCGCGGGGTTTGGCTTCCAAGCCGCCGATTCATCGATGATTACCGTTCGCACATACCACGCCCAGACCGGCGCCGTCCTTTCCGAGGACTCATTTGAACTAAATGTGAAAGAGGAAGGGGTGTCGGAGCATGACAACAACAAAGGGCGAATCTTTGCCGGCGGGATTGGTGTAGATGGAGCCGGAGCGCCCAAATTCATCCTTCGCGTGTACGATGCGGAAACGGGCAGGTTTTTGTGGGAAGGACAGTTGAATCTCTTGAAGGAAGGTCAAGGTGGCATGACGAAGACAACTGCCACGCTGATCCCCCGGCAACCGTCCGCGGTGCGGATCGGGGGGCAGAAGGAAAAACCCTTGCAGACTCTCTATTCGGTCCGGGCGGTCAATCCTTCCACCGGGGGTGTGGTGTGGCAGGATCAATTCGTCCCCGGCAACAAGAAGAAGGTGAAGGCGGCAGCCGTGGTCGATGAGTCCAGAGTCGCACCTCGCGCCGGCGAACCTATCGGGCATGTATTCGACTTGGTGGTGAAGACATATGAGCGAGCATCGGGGAAACTGCTATGGCAGGACTCGTTCGAGGAACTGGACCACATCGACGAGCCGACGGTCGAACCGGACAGTGAGCCTCATCCCCAGACGCTTCCGCTATGGAACAGTACAAGCCCACGGGGTGTCGAGAGCCATCAGACCAGCCTGCGTTGA
- a CDS encoding methyltransferase domain-containing protein, producing MSEILASPITSLDTFRDLLTAYRLPRVILSALELDLFTALGKRARMVAPLAAELKVSERGLEILCRNLAMCGLLTKKGPRYRNSPFAATALNARDRAYRGAYLELLKSQWHDWSRLTEAVRTGSPLDHDEPEVPGYRRQFTWAMHHRSVDVAAAIAKKVNLGKAGRLLDLGGGPATYALAFLAEHPALRATVCDRPEALEVAQEIARPLKAGARLSYLPLDFMRDPVPGQYDVIWYSNVLHIYSAEENQALFERLLSALKSGGRLIIQDAFLHDREGLYPEEASLFAVTMLLFTERGNTYSLDATSAWLRRAGYVNVKPVRMKKGTEDWDGGLLQAQRPRS from the coding sequence ATGTCGGAAATTCTCGCATCTCCTATCACCTCCCTCGATACCTTCCGTGACCTCCTCACGGCCTATCGGCTGCCCCGTGTCATCCTTTCCGCCCTGGAACTGGATTTATTTACTGCATTGGGCAAAAGGGCCCGCATGGTCGCTCCGCTCGCCGCTGAGCTCAAAGTCAGCGAGCGCGGGTTGGAGATTCTCTGCAGAAATTTGGCGATGTGCGGACTATTGACGAAAAAGGGGCCCCGCTATCGCAATAGCCCGTTCGCCGCGACGGCCTTGAATGCACGTGATCGCGCCTACCGCGGCGCCTATCTCGAATTGCTCAAGAGCCAATGGCATGACTGGTCCCGGCTGACCGAGGCTGTGCGTACCGGGTCCCCCCTCGATCACGACGAGCCGGAGGTGCCTGGGTATCGCCGGCAGTTCACCTGGGCGATGCATCATCGGTCTGTCGATGTGGCGGCTGCCATTGCAAAAAAAGTGAACCTTGGAAAAGCCGGGCGATTGTTGGATTTGGGCGGAGGTCCGGCAACATATGCGCTCGCATTTCTTGCCGAGCATCCTGCGCTTCGAGCAACCGTGTGTGATCGCCCGGAGGCGCTGGAGGTGGCCCAGGAAATCGCTCGGCCTCTCAAGGCCGGGGCCAGGTTGTCATACCTTCCATTAGATTTCATGCGGGATCCCGTACCCGGCCAATACGATGTGATCTGGTACTCGAACGTGTTGCACATCTATTCGGCAGAGGAAAACCAAGCGCTGTTTGAAAGGCTGTTGAGTGCATTGAAGTCAGGGGGACGGCTCATCATCCAAGATGCGTTTCTCCACGATCGGGAAGGGCTCTATCCCGAGGAAGCCTCTCTGTTTGCCGTCACGATGCTGCTCTTTACCGAACGAGGCAATACCTATTCACTCGATGCGACTTCGGCCTGGCTCCGTCGGGCGGGATATGTGAATGTGAAGCCGGTCAGAATGAAGAAGGGGACCGAAGATTGGGACGGCGGTCTACTCCAGGCCCAGCGTCCTCGATCGTAA
- a CDS encoding tetratricopeptide repeat protein has protein sequence MPLRNGLSEELNRQGNEHFARGLYTEAYACYAKALECDRLTGDQRALSATLGNLGNICAVSGRREAAQNHYQEVLELQKVLGDDKGIGTTLANLGNLRADAGEWDRARAYYLEALDIMTRVHDEMGKAVLFSDLGLVARETGLFDEAIRHYEQSLVLMRRLDNQGGVADAWRMMGRTFATQKRYEDAMACCHTSQSIAERGRDELRVGAARYVLAQCYEELGRLREASELMESVVQMDRKYKLPKLDENTKRLERLRAQLVAEDAGASRRESNQ, from the coding sequence ATGCCTCTACGTAACGGACTGTCGGAAGAACTTAATCGCCAAGGCAATGAGCATTTTGCCCGGGGTCTCTACACCGAGGCCTACGCCTGCTACGCTAAGGCACTGGAGTGTGATCGTCTGACGGGTGATCAGCGTGCGCTAAGCGCCACGCTGGGCAATCTTGGCAATATCTGCGCCGTGAGCGGTCGGCGCGAGGCGGCGCAAAATCACTACCAGGAAGTGCTTGAATTACAAAAGGTACTCGGCGACGACAAGGGCATCGGCACTACCTTGGCGAACCTTGGCAATCTCCGGGCCGACGCAGGGGAATGGGACCGAGCTCGCGCCTATTACTTGGAAGCCTTGGACATCATGACTCGGGTGCATGACGAGATGGGGAAGGCTGTTCTGTTTTCGGACTTGGGATTGGTCGCCCGCGAGACCGGCCTGTTTGATGAAGCGATTCGTCATTATGAACAATCTCTCGTCCTCATGCGACGGCTTGATAACCAAGGGGGCGTGGCAGATGCTTGGCGCATGATGGGGCGGACCTTTGCAACACAGAAGCGGTACGAGGATGCGATGGCTTGTTGCCACACGAGCCAATCGATTGCCGAACGGGGGCGCGATGAATTGCGGGTCGGCGCGGCCCGCTACGTTCTTGCGCAATGTTATGAGGAGCTTGGTCGCTTACGGGAGGCCTCGGAATTAATGGAATCCGTCGTGCAAATGGATCGCAAGTATAAGCTACCCAAGCTGGATGAGAACACCAAGCGTCTGGAGCGGTTGCGCGCGCAACTTGTGGCTGAAGACGCGGGGGCCTCACGTCGGGAGTCGAACCAATGA
- a CDS encoding TlpA family protein disulfide reductase, which yields MKRSLIILGLFIASIWSADNLLAAGFFKVGESAPAFTLASMTGESVALDNLKGKVIVLGLFHICDPCMVQGTNLQKVHEAMAGKNVAVIGVNSSGNPKRDVGEFLSAFPVKVTYPYLLDPSKTTDKLYGGGKFIPNVYVIDQKGVIRWQRVGNMELAGADVIIQEVEKLLAVSGM from the coding sequence ATGAAGCGATCGCTGATCATCCTGGGGTTGTTTATCGCCTCAATCTGGAGCGCAGATAACCTGTTGGCGGCAGGATTCTTCAAGGTGGGCGAGTCTGCACCGGCCTTTACTTTGGCATCAATGACAGGTGAATCCGTTGCATTGGATAACCTGAAAGGCAAGGTCATTGTGCTTGGCCTATTCCATATCTGCGATCCCTGTATGGTGCAGGGGACAAATTTGCAAAAAGTTCACGAGGCCATGGCTGGGAAAAATGTAGCCGTGATTGGGGTAAACTCATCCGGAAACCCCAAGCGTGACGTGGGCGAATTTTTGAGTGCGTTTCCAGTGAAGGTGACGTATCCCTACCTGCTCGATCCATCGAAGACCACTGACAAGCTCTATGGTGGGGGAAAGTTCATCCCCAATGTATACGTGATCGATCAGAAAGGCGTGATCCGTTGGCAGCGGGTGGGGAATATGGAACTGGCCGGCGCGGATGTCATCATACAGGAAGTCGAAAAGTTACTGGCTGTGAGCGGAATGTAG
- a CDS encoding nucleotidyltransferase family protein produces MRREDVSLINLWKRQRPGVRLTVGAIAPATGLSHLSREGRLLVLCARTTVTEFVRVEVADLVTEPLDWELVWRLARAHGVIPLVYRNLASICPGVIAKETHEALRRHIQANTLLNTLLAKELVAVLDALAARGVRAIPFKGVSLAQAAYGDLSLRECADLDLIVDQSSIPQARQALWAQGYQLSSRNEHASESDEPYNFFQKKNGIVAVDLQWLMARQHFAFRLDRGVFWTRLKPVHLPTRPVMGLCPEDLLILLCVHGSKHGWEQLKWVCDVAELVQRRKTLDWSRVLFQADEWGCRRMVLLGLALARNLFEIGLPKIVAMEIDSDTDFSTVIRYMPKQLLKRPEQGVDEEQAEALYYMLKDSTLERWKFGLSLCRVDSLVVQGDRAWFRGQSSLRVLYRIVKPIQRLVVRCLPIARLRRAMARWLHSPG; encoded by the coding sequence ATGAGACGGGAAGATGTGTCTTTGATCAATCTCTGGAAACGACAGCGTCCTGGAGTCAGACTGACTGTCGGTGCAATCGCTCCTGCGACCGGACTGTCACATCTGTCTCGTGAGGGGCGTTTGCTGGTGTTATGCGCCAGAACGACTGTCACGGAATTTGTGCGAGTCGAGGTGGCTGATCTGGTGACCGAGCCGCTGGATTGGGAATTGGTGTGGCGACTGGCGCGGGCCCACGGTGTCATCCCATTGGTCTATCGGAATTTGGCGAGCATTTGCCCCGGCGTAATCGCAAAGGAAACGCATGAAGCATTGCGGAGGCACATTCAAGCCAACACCCTGTTGAATACATTGTTGGCGAAGGAGCTAGTCGCGGTGCTGGATGCACTGGCGGCGAGAGGTGTGCGCGCTATTCCGTTCAAAGGGGTCAGTTTAGCACAAGCGGCCTATGGAGATCTGAGCTTGCGGGAGTGCGCCGACCTTGACCTGATTGTTGATCAGTCGTCCATTCCACAGGCTAGGCAAGCACTGTGGGCGCAGGGGTATCAATTGTCCAGCCGAAATGAGCATGCCAGCGAATCTGACGAACCGTACAATTTTTTTCAGAAAAAAAACGGTATTGTTGCTGTCGATCTCCAATGGCTGATGGCCCGGCAGCATTTTGCATTTCGGCTGGATCGCGGCGTGTTCTGGACCCGCCTGAAGCCGGTGCATCTTCCCACACGACCGGTAATGGGGTTGTGTCCGGAGGATCTCCTGATTCTGCTCTGCGTGCACGGTTCGAAGCACGGGTGGGAACAACTGAAATGGGTGTGCGACGTGGCGGAGCTGGTTCAGCGCCGAAAGACGCTGGATTGGAGTCGCGTTCTGTTTCAGGCCGATGAGTGGGGCTGCCGTCGAATGGTGTTGCTGGGACTGGCGCTGGCTCGGAATCTTTTCGAAATCGGTTTGCCTAAAATCGTCGCGATGGAAATCGATTCAGATACCGATTTCTCCACGGTGATTCGTTACATGCCCAAGCAATTGCTCAAGCGTCCAGAGCAGGGTGTGGACGAGGAGCAGGCGGAAGCCCTGTACTATATGTTGAAAGACTCGACACTTGAGCGGTGGAAGTTCGGGCTATCCCTCTGTCGGGTTGATTCACTGGTGGTACAGGGGGACAGAGCGTGGTTTCGAGGACAGTCCTCATTGCGGGTGCTGTATCGAATTGTGAAGCCGATTCAACGGTTGGTCGTGCGATGCTTGCCGATCGCCCGCCTGCGTCGAGCTATGGCGCGTTGGCTACACAGTCCTGGATAA
- a CDS encoding PqqD family protein gives MPMPAEILGRQSCELATVFPKRNEDVHGTNMDGEAVLLNLSTGRYYTLNPVGALIWDHCAGDRSIQDLLSLVCARFEVTGEQATRDLIELISALTQEGLIQTERR, from the coding sequence ATGCCTATGCCGGCTGAAATTCTTGGCCGCCAGTCTTGCGAGCTCGCAACGGTATTCCCGAAAAGGAACGAAGATGTGCATGGGACCAACATGGACGGTGAAGCCGTGCTCCTCAATTTGAGCACGGGACGATATTACACGTTGAATCCCGTCGGTGCTCTGATCTGGGATCACTGCGCCGGTGATCGATCAATTCAGGATTTGTTGTCATTAGTGTGTGCCAGGTTCGAAGTGACAGGGGAGCAGGCCACGCGTGATTTGATAGAGCTCATATCCGCCTTGACGCAAGAGGGGCTTATTCAAACTGAAAGGAGGTGA
- a CDS encoding lasso peptide biosynthesis B2 protein: MRLIRKYRLVTQTGLVILAIRLALRVVSLPRLLGWLASGPVASTQDHVGMDDAAYYTDRWLDRFPYNLKGNCFPRSLTLLWFARKFGFPAQFRCGVARLNGKLEGHAWLMLEDKEFLEPSPYWRSFAVTVCFPSPSAHSQVVKTDIR, from the coding sequence ATGCGGCTCATTCGCAAATACCGCCTCGTTACACAAACAGGCCTAGTTATCCTAGCTATCCGTCTCGCCTTGCGTGTGGTGAGCCTGCCACGATTATTAGGATGGTTGGCCAGCGGACCGGTGGCGTCCACTCAGGATCATGTAGGAATGGATGACGCTGCGTACTATACCGATCGCTGGCTGGATCGGTTTCCATACAATCTCAAAGGCAACTGCTTCCCTCGCTCTCTGACGCTCCTCTGGTTCGCTCGAAAGTTCGGCTTCCCTGCACAGTTCCGATGTGGGGTAGCCAGATTGAACGGCAAACTCGAGGGCCATGCATGGTTGATGCTCGAGGACAAAGAGTTTCTCGAGCCTTCACCATACTGGCGCTCTTTTGCCGTAACCGTGTGTTTTCCTTCCCCCTCCGCCCATTCTCAGGTTGTGAAGACCGACATCCGGTAG
- a CDS encoding amidophosphoribosyltransferase, translating into MPNELPIYQPDKFHDECAVFGIYGHKEAANLAYLGLYALQHRGQEASGIVSNDGEQFYIEKGQGLVADIFSQRELARLPGHMAIGHNRYSTAGGAGLKNVQPLTVNFAFGNLAVAHNGNLINATMLRSELEAYGAIFQSTSDTEVIIHLIAHSRADTLLDRVIDSLSQVRGAFSIVLMTDQGLVAARDPHGLRPLCLGRLRDSWLVASESCAFDLLDAEYVREIDPGELVVLDHAGITSYRPFPPTDPAMCVFEYVYFARPDSRIFGGSAVYAIRKALGRQLAQESWVEADIVIPVPDSGVPAALGFSEGSGIPFETGLIRNHYVGRTFIEPEQSIRHFGVKVKLNAVPEVLRGKRVVVVDDSLVRGTTSRKIVKMLRHAGAKEVHMRISSPPIVSPCFYGIDTPNKKELIASSHTAQEIRKYITADSLAYLSLDGMLKSAPGAPEQYCNACFTERYPISFTRAEERQLGLFEPSR; encoded by the coding sequence ATGCCGAACGAATTACCCATATACCAGCCCGACAAGTTTCACGACGAGTGTGCCGTGTTCGGCATCTACGGCCACAAGGAAGCGGCGAATCTCGCCTACCTCGGCCTTTATGCCCTGCAGCATCGTGGGCAGGAGGCGTCGGGTATCGTGTCGAATGACGGTGAGCAGTTCTATATCGAGAAGGGCCAGGGGCTGGTCGCCGACATTTTTTCGCAGCGTGAATTGGCCCGATTGCCCGGACATATGGCGATCGGCCATAACCGATATTCCACCGCGGGAGGCGCGGGGCTTAAGAACGTGCAACCGCTGACGGTGAATTTTGCCTTCGGAAATTTGGCGGTGGCCCACAATGGCAATCTCATCAATGCGACGATGCTCCGCAGCGAGTTGGAAGCCTACGGAGCGATCTTTCAGTCGACCTCGGACACGGAAGTCATCATCCACCTCATTGCCCATTCGCGCGCAGATACGCTGCTGGACCGCGTCATCGATTCCCTCAGTCAGGTGCGCGGTGCCTTTTCCATCGTCCTCATGACCGATCAGGGTCTCGTCGCAGCTCGGGATCCCCATGGCCTCCGGCCCCTGTGCCTGGGCCGGTTGCGAGATTCTTGGCTGGTGGCCTCCGAGAGCTGCGCGTTTGATTTGCTTGATGCGGAGTATGTGCGGGAGATCGACCCGGGAGAGCTGGTGGTCCTGGATCATGCTGGGATCACCAGCTACCGGCCGTTCCCGCCGACGGACCCTGCCATGTGCGTATTTGAATACGTCTACTTTGCCAGACCAGACAGCAGGATTTTCGGCGGCAGCGCGGTGTATGCCATTCGGAAGGCTCTAGGGCGGCAACTGGCTCAGGAGTCATGGGTCGAGGCGGACATCGTGATTCCCGTTCCTGATTCAGGGGTTCCGGCGGCCTTGGGGTTCTCAGAGGGGTCTGGAATCCCCTTCGAAACGGGCCTGATCCGGAATCATTACGTGGGCCGCACATTCATTGAACCGGAACAGTCCATTCGTCACTTCGGTGTGAAAGTGAAGTTGAACGCGGTGCCGGAGGTCCTTCGAGGCAAACGGGTGGTTGTGGTAGACGATTCGTTGGTCCGCGGCACGACCAGCAGGAAGATCGTGAAAATGCTTCGGCACGCAGGGGCGAAGGAAGTCCACATGCGGATCAGTTCACCGCCGATCGTCTCACCCTGTTTCTATGGTATCGACACGCCGAACAAGAAGGAATTGATTGCTTCCAGCCACACGGCGCAGGAAATCCGCAAATACATCACGGCCGATAGCCTGGCCTATCTGAGTCTCGACGGAATGCTGAAGTCAGCTCCCGGTGCCCCGGAACAGTACTGCAACGCCTGCTTTACCGAGCGATATCCCATCTCGTTCACCCGCGCCGAAGAGCGCCAGTTGGGGCTTTTCGAACCGTCACGCTAG
- the purL gene encoding phosphoribosylformylglycinamidine synthase subunit PurL has translation MTTKPLVVTKAILDQHKLSEEEYQKILHILGRDPNWTELGMFSAMWSEHCSYKSSRIHLKKLPTTGPRVVQGPGENAGAVDIGDGLCAVFKMESHNHPSFIEPYQGAATGVGGILRDIFTMGARPIALLDSLRFGGLDNPQNRRLLKGVVSGIAGYGNCMGVPTVGGEIVFSDIYALNPLVNVFCLGIARQDRIFRGKAAGVGNPVIYFGSKTGRDGIHGATMASDSFDEQSAKKRPTVQVGDPFTEKLLLEACLELMSTDLLVGIQDMGAAGLTSSACEMASREGTGVELELAEVPRREPGMTPYEIMLSESQERMLMVAKAGKEDAVLAICRKWDLDAAVIGRVTDTGHVVVKDSGTVVADIPAKALADEGPRYDRPSAPPAYQEMLQSLNYDALPDVKDPNAALLALLESPTIASKRWVYEQYDHMVRTNTIVRPGSDAAVLRVKGTDKALAVSVDCNGRYCLLNPYEGAKIAIAECARNLVCSGAQPIGVTDCLNFGNPQRPDIMWQFVMAIEGLKDACEALSVPIVSGNVSFYNETNDLSIYPTPMIGMVGLIDRADQAVTQWFKASGHAIILLGKTREDLGGTEYLRVLHHREQGSPPLLSLESERAVQACALNLIRQGLVQSAHDCSDGGLAVALAESCISGPGERLGAVIQLPLDGLRRDALLFGESQSRILLSVRPEHADRVLNAAWDAGVSAARIGTVGGARLTVTVDGDRRTPGCTLDLDLDTVYDRWAGAIPRALSQD, from the coding sequence ATGACGACGAAACCGCTTGTAGTGACCAAGGCGATCCTCGACCAGCACAAACTGAGCGAGGAGGAGTACCAAAAGATTTTGCACATCCTCGGACGCGATCCAAACTGGACCGAGTTGGGCATGTTTTCCGCGATGTGGTCGGAACATTGCTCTTACAAAAGTTCACGGATCCACTTGAAGAAACTGCCGACGACCGGGCCTCGCGTGGTGCAGGGACCGGGGGAAAATGCCGGAGCGGTGGACATCGGCGATGGTCTGTGTGCCGTGTTCAAAATGGAGTCGCACAACCACCCCTCGTTCATCGAACCGTATCAGGGGGCGGCGACTGGCGTCGGTGGGATTCTTCGGGACATTTTCACGATGGGAGCCAGGCCGATCGCGTTGCTGGATTCTCTCCGATTCGGAGGGCTGGACAATCCCCAGAATCGGCGACTGTTGAAAGGCGTCGTATCTGGAATTGCCGGTTATGGTAACTGTATGGGCGTTCCGACGGTTGGCGGCGAGATCGTCTTCAGCGACATCTATGCGCTTAACCCATTGGTCAACGTGTTTTGTTTGGGAATCGCCAGGCAGGACAGAATCTTTCGTGGTAAGGCGGCAGGCGTCGGCAACCCGGTCATCTATTTCGGCTCGAAGACCGGCCGCGATGGAATTCACGGCGCCACGATGGCGTCGGACTCGTTCGACGAGCAATCGGCAAAGAAGCGGCCCACCGTACAGGTCGGCGATCCATTCACGGAAAAGCTGTTGCTTGAAGCCTGCTTGGAACTGATGTCGACGGACTTGCTGGTTGGCATTCAGGATATGGGCGCCGCCGGACTGACCAGCTCGGCTTGTGAGATGGCCTCTCGCGAAGGGACCGGCGTGGAGTTGGAATTGGCGGAGGTGCCGCGGCGCGAACCCGGTATGACGCCCTATGAGATCATGCTCTCCGAATCGCAGGAGCGGATGCTCATGGTGGCGAAGGCTGGTAAGGAAGATGCGGTCCTGGCGATTTGCCGCAAATGGGACCTTGATGCGGCGGTCATCGGGCGGGTGACCGACACAGGGCACGTGGTGGTCAAGGATAGCGGCACGGTGGTGGCCGACATTCCGGCAAAGGCGCTGGCGGACGAGGGACCGCGATACGATCGGCCGAGCGCCCCGCCGGCCTATCAGGAGATGCTGCAATCGCTGAATTACGACGCGCTGCCGGATGTGAAGGATCCGAATGCCGCGCTTCTGGCGCTGTTGGAATCTCCGACCATCGCGAGCAAACGCTGGGTCTACGAACAGTACGACCATATGGTGCGCACGAATACGATCGTTCGGCCTGGCTCGGATGCGGCCGTGTTGCGTGTGAAAGGTACGGACAAGGCGCTGGCTGTGTCGGTCGACTGCAATGGGCGCTATTGTTTGCTGAATCCTTATGAGGGCGCCAAGATTGCCATTGCCGAGTGCGCGCGCAATTTGGTCTGTTCAGGGGCTCAGCCGATCGGCGTAACAGACTGTCTCAATTTCGGGAACCCACAGCGCCCGGACATCATGTGGCAATTCGTCATGGCCATTGAGGGGCTGAAGGATGCCTGCGAGGCGTTGAGCGTACCGATCGTCAGCGGCAACGTCAGCTTTTACAACGAAACGAACGACCTCTCCATTTACCCGACGCCGATGATCGGGATGGTTGGGCTGATTGATCGGGCCGATCAGGCCGTGACCCAGTGGTTCAAAGCGAGCGGTCACGCGATCATTCTCTTGGGCAAGACGCGTGAGGATTTGGGGGGGACAGAGTATCTGCGCGTGCTGCATCACCGGGAACAGGGCTCTCCTCCGTTGTTGAGCCTCGAGTCAGAGCGGGCCGTACAAGCCTGCGCGTTGAATCTGATACGTCAGGGACTCGTGCAGTCCGCACACGATTGTTCGGACGGGGGCCTCGCGGTCGCGCTCGCCGAGAGCTGCATCTCCGGTCCAGGAGAAAGGCTCGGTGCTGTGATACAATTGCCGCTTGATGGGTTGCGCCGGGACGCGCTGCTATTTGGGGAAAGCCAATCACGGATTCTGCTGTCTGTGCGACCGGAGCATGCCGATCGCGTGCTTAACGCGGCTTGGGACGCCGGGGTCTCCGCCGCTCGAATTGGAACCGTGGGAGGAGCTCGTTTGACCGTTACCGTCGATGGCGATCGGCGGACGCCAGGGTGCACACTCGATCTTGACCTCGACACCGTATATGACCGATGGGCCGGAGCGATCCCCCGTGCCCTCAGCCAGGACTGA
- the purQ gene encoding phosphoribosylformylglycinamidine synthase subunit PurQ, with translation MKIGVVVFPGSNCDHDCEHIFKDVLGQYVEMIWHKETLLAGLDAIVIPGGFSYGDYLRTGAIARFSPVMGAVKDFAKKGGLVLGICNGFQILLEAGLLPGAMLRNTSLNFICKDVYVKVENAATSFTNQCESGQVLRIPIAHADGNYYADPVALAGIQANAQVIFRYCDADGKVTADANPNGSMDNIAGIVNAQGNVLGMMPHPERCAESLLGNEDGRRIFLSMLDTLKKTKLEPDTVGA, from the coding sequence ATGAAGATAGGCGTCGTCGTATTCCCCGGCAGTAATTGCGATCATGACTGCGAGCATATCTTTAAGGATGTGCTGGGACAGTATGTGGAAATGATTTGGCATAAGGAGACCCTGCTGGCGGGGCTGGATGCCATCGTCATTCCCGGTGGATTTTCTTACGGGGATTATTTGCGGACCGGAGCCATTGCGCGATTCTCGCCGGTGATGGGGGCGGTCAAAGACTTTGCTAAAAAGGGCGGCCTGGTGCTCGGTATTTGTAACGGCTTTCAGATTCTGCTGGAGGCCGGGTTGTTGCCCGGAGCCATGCTCCGAAATACCTCGCTCAACTTCATCTGCAAGGACGTGTATGTGAAGGTGGAAAATGCCGCGACCAGCTTCACGAACCAATGTGAGTCCGGACAGGTGCTGAGGATTCCCATCGCGCATGCCGACGGCAACTATTATGCTGATCCCGTGGCATTGGCCGGTATCCAGGCGAACGCCCAGGTCATCTTCCGTTATTGCGATGCCGACGGAAAAGTGACTGCGGACGCGAACCCCAACGGATCAATGGACAATATCGCCGGCATCGTCAATGCGCAGGGCAATGTGCTTGGGATGATGCCGCATCCGGAACGCTGCGCTGAGTCCCTCCTGGGCAACGAAGACGGGCGACGGATTTTCCTCTCCATGCTGGATACGTTGAAGAAGACCAAATTGGAGCCCGACACGGTCGGGGCATGA
- the purS gene encoding phosphoribosylformylglycinamidine synthase subunit PurS, with product MKAKIHVTLKQGILDPQGKAIEHALDALGFKHTSNVRVGKYMEVEVAEQDQAKAEAEVKAMCEKLLANTIIEEYRYELG from the coding sequence GTGAAGGCCAAGATCCATGTGACCCTCAAACAGGGTATTTTGGACCCCCAAGGCAAAGCCATTGAGCACGCGCTGGATGCGCTGGGGTTCAAGCACACGTCAAACGTGCGTGTCGGGAAGTATATGGAAGTGGAGGTCGCTGAGCAGGATCAGGCCAAGGCCGAAGCCGAGGTCAAGGCCATGTGCGAGAAGCTGCTCGCCAATACGATCATCGAGGAATATCGGTACGAACTCGGATAG